Proteins from a single region of Verrucosispora sp. NA02020:
- a CDS encoding MXAN_6230/SCO0854 family RING domain-containing protein translates to MAVDPLAVTLVRRANLIAPGLLTGAGRKVKRTGRRPATVSEGLAALEADVLGLGWLLGPRLRGWLVGLPADRLAATGLALLTVLERVVGADAPHVPLFRDFPRRVPADTEQLYVRRIFTLLLQGPEQPCVLCGTLDTVAAVSPCAHLVCTACWDHGYTGCPLCHRRITGDGPFLTVAAPPSAGPTLPMPRRAAVLELAEDAGRAVHEALATLLARHTPLSDVDRTDLTFLIDHAGTTRLDWLPADLPVRETRALVLGRILGQPQPVEQITELLDRHVGTATDALRLLWVLHGGDAGLVEPPARHHSLPRPLRRALLARLDALDPTALIDDLLRHRRRWLRAAESLHPFAHAERHPRTAVGFAVLRGTRLDGRTPLGRLLLTTAADVPLLRVESDRLRFTTWAGRVEAALGTGDTAAALALLARRPGELLRRTVALAARTAQPQPLLTAVTDAVRTVSPGVLIAAVGAVRGATWPAGTRLFFPRGGRARLWAMPDRRDRLRAGLGGEVEAVITGELRRRAALLPGTELAVLDAGLVDLVAPFTERTASAALVRLPRGSRQPLPTGRRLRLFLHWTEPVGTRVDLDLSVAMIAPDGGFVGWCDYTRLRFGDRAAVHSGDLTSAPAPLGASEFVDLDLPELRKRGVRYATMVVLSYNDVPFEAMTDAFAGFMADPGRGAPFEPKAVEQRFDLTGQVKVSTPLVIDVQTGTMRWIDAAMTGSGEQHSVARYSRTLARLSVAADDHFAAGQRVSLWELACWHAAARARTVMVRYDGDARVTYRRAPDESVEAFTARLVALGPPDGDGVPDDATAAPGFAALLRGDLTVAEGAPVYALHAAALDADRVRLLDAADLVADLAPPPEPAPVRQTR, encoded by the coding sequence GTGGCAGTGGACCCGCTGGCGGTCACCCTGGTCCGCCGGGCGAACCTGATCGCGCCCGGTCTGCTCACCGGCGCCGGGCGCAAGGTCAAGCGGACGGGCCGACGACCGGCCACGGTCTCCGAAGGGCTCGCCGCGCTGGAGGCCGACGTGCTCGGGCTCGGCTGGCTGCTCGGGCCACGGCTGCGGGGCTGGCTCGTCGGCCTGCCCGCTGACCGGCTGGCCGCCACCGGGTTGGCGCTGCTCACCGTGTTGGAGCGGGTCGTCGGGGCGGACGCGCCGCACGTGCCGTTGTTCCGAGACTTCCCCCGCCGGGTGCCCGCCGACACCGAACAGCTCTACGTACGCCGGATCTTCACGCTGCTGTTGCAGGGACCGGAACAGCCCTGTGTGCTCTGCGGCACGCTCGACACGGTGGCGGCCGTCTCTCCCTGCGCGCACCTGGTCTGTACCGCGTGCTGGGACCACGGCTACACCGGCTGTCCGCTGTGCCACCGCCGGATCACCGGCGACGGCCCGTTCCTCACCGTCGCCGCACCGCCGAGCGCGGGACCGACCCTGCCGATGCCGCGCCGTGCCGCCGTGCTCGAACTCGCCGAGGACGCCGGGCGGGCCGTGCACGAGGCCCTGGCGACGCTGCTGGCCCGCCATACGCCGCTGTCCGACGTCGACCGGACGGACCTGACCTTCCTGATCGACCACGCCGGCACCACCCGGCTGGACTGGCTCCCCGCCGACCTCCCGGTACGCGAGACCCGGGCCCTGGTGCTCGGCCGGATCCTCGGCCAGCCGCAGCCGGTCGAACAGATCACCGAACTGCTCGACCGCCACGTCGGCACCGCCACCGACGCGCTGCGGCTGCTGTGGGTGCTGCACGGCGGCGACGCCGGCCTGGTCGAGCCACCCGCCCGACACCACTCACTGCCCCGGCCGCTGCGGCGGGCGCTGCTCGCCCGGCTGGACGCGCTGGACCCGACGGCTCTCATCGACGACCTGCTACGGCACCGGCGCCGGTGGTTGCGGGCCGCTGAGTCGCTGCACCCCTTCGCACACGCCGAGCGGCACCCCCGGACGGCTGTCGGCTTCGCCGTGCTGCGCGGCACCCGGCTCGACGGGCGTACCCCGCTCGGCCGTCTGCTGCTCACCACCGCCGCCGACGTGCCGCTGCTGCGCGTCGAAAGCGACCGGCTGCGATTCACCACGTGGGCCGGCCGGGTCGAGGCAGCGCTGGGCACCGGCGACACGGCCGCCGCGCTGGCACTGCTGGCCCGTCGACCGGGCGAGTTGCTGCGTCGGACGGTGGCGCTGGCGGCCCGGACCGCGCAGCCGCAGCCGCTGCTGACGGCGGTGACGGACGCGGTGCGTACCGTCTCGCCGGGGGTGCTGATCGCGGCCGTCGGCGCGGTCCGTGGCGCGACCTGGCCGGCCGGCACCCGGCTGTTCTTCCCACGCGGCGGCCGGGCCCGCCTGTGGGCCATGCCGGACCGCCGCGACCGCCTGCGGGCCGGTCTCGGCGGCGAGGTGGAGGCCGTAATCACCGGCGAGTTGCGCCGACGCGCCGCGCTGCTGCCGGGCACGGAACTGGCCGTGCTCGACGCCGGCCTGGTCGACCTCGTGGCCCCGTTCACCGAACGCACCGCATCGGCGGCCCTGGTCCGGCTACCTCGGGGCAGCCGCCAGCCGCTGCCCACCGGACGCCGGCTTCGGCTGTTCCTGCACTGGACCGAGCCGGTCGGCACCCGGGTCGACCTCGACCTGTCGGTGGCGATGATCGCCCCGGACGGCGGTTTCGTCGGATGGTGCGACTACACCCGGCTGCGCTTCGGTGACCGCGCTGCGGTGCACTCCGGCGATCTGACCTCCGCGCCGGCACCGCTGGGCGCCAGCGAGTTCGTCGACCTCGACCTGCCCGAGCTGCGCAAGCGCGGCGTCCGGTACGCCACGATGGTGGTGTTGAGCTACAACGACGTGCCCTTCGAGGCGATGACCGACGCCTTCGCCGGGTTCATGGCCGACCCCGGTCGGGGTGCGCCGTTCGAGCCGAAGGCCGTCGAGCAGCGCTTCGACCTCACCGGCCAGGTCAAGGTGTCCACCCCGCTGGTGATCGACGTGCAGACGGGGACGATGCGCTGGATCGACGCCGCGATGACCGGTAGCGGCGAGCAGCACTCGGTGGCCCGCTACTCCCGAACGCTGGCCCGGCTCAGCGTGGCGGCCGACGACCACTTCGCCGCCGGACAGCGGGTCAGTCTCTGGGAACTCGCCTGCTGGCATGCCGCCGCCCGGGCCCGGACGGTGATGGTCCGCTATGACGGCGACGCCAGGGTGACCTACCGACGGGCTCCTGACGAGTCCGTCGAGGCGTTCACCGCACGACTGGTCGCGCTCGGCCCGCCGGACGGGGACGGAGTGCCGGACGACGCGACCGCCGCACCGGGCTTCGCCGCACTGCTCAGAGGTGACCTGACCGTCGCCGAGGGCGCGCCGGTGTACGCGTTGCACGCCGCCGCTCTCGACGCCGACCGGGTCCGTCTGCTCGACGCCGCCGACCTGGTCGCCGACCTCGCGCCTCCGCCGGAGCCCGCGCCTGTGCGGCAGACCCGGTAG